GGGCCGTCGACGAGGAACGTCCTACGCGAACGGTTTCAGCACCGCCATCTAGCCAACCATCGCGGAACCAATTTGAGACGACACAGGGGGGTTGTTGTTTTAGGTGTTTTGGAATTCGACGCTCGGTTTAGGGCGGCGCTGTAAATCCGGAGCCAGCCGGGCTTAGCCATTATAGGGGAGCACAAACGCCACTAACCTGGGCTTTAGCGCCCATTCGATGTTTAAAACGCCCTCAAAAGCCACATCGCGATTAACCGCTGAGGGGTCCAGCCGTCAGTGCTTCGACGACCATTCGTTGTCTCGACATGCAGACAAAAGGAGTCGATGTGGCTTGAGAGCCGCCGTCGACGCTGTGCCTAGTCTCCCGAGTCCCCCACAGCTTCCATTGCATATATACATGTGCGCAGTCtatgttgctgctgcctgaCGACTCAACTCAACTCAACTCCTCTTGTCAGTTTCAAACTTTCAACCATGCTTAATTCGCAGCCAGGAACCGCATAGGCGCTGCATGGCCGCGGAACATGGAAACGAAATTGCTCCTCTTTATTGTCATTGGAAGATGGCCAGATCTGAAGTCCCGCATGACGTCGTGAAATGAATCCCCTGGCGGTCGCAGGTAGATTAACGCGGAGGCTCAAGCCATCCTTGCACACTGAAACAAGTCAGTCGCTTGACGTCTCAAGGGTCTTGGCTAGCAGAGCACTTGCGTGAGCACATGTAAGTTGGAGAGCCTATTACCAAACACTTGTTCCAAATGCAGCAATCTTGCTCCGAAAAACGCGCCATGGGGTGAATAGAGTCGCAAACTATTCCCAGACAAGTCATctcagcctttttcttttctttgctctAGCAAGCTTCGTCGTTTGTAACTCTTCGGTGGTATGTATTATAGGATAGTGCATTCGTGGCATCGCCAATCTCGTTTCTGTGGCTGTTAATAGTACTCGAGCCACTCGTCCATCCTCTGCTCAGACGGACAGTCATTGACCCAGAAGCGGTCGCAAAAGGCCGCTCTTGGGACCAGGATGGTGTTATGCCACCATGGATCGCACTCGTCGGGCATATAAAACGGCAGCTGGCTTAGCCCTTCGCCCTGCCAAGCCTCTGCGTCGTTAATGCGGTGGATCTCGGACATGATCTGGGAACAGGAGGTGTGACAAG
The Trichoderma asperellum chromosome 7, complete sequence DNA segment above includes these coding regions:
- a CDS encoding uncharacterized protein (EggNog:ENOG41), which produces MSEIHRINDAEAWQGEGLSQLPFYMPDECDPWWHNTILVPRAAFCDRFWVNDCPSEQRMDEWLEYY